A DNA window from Mus caroli chromosome 8, CAROLI_EIJ_v1.1, whole genome shotgun sequence contains the following coding sequences:
- the Zfp42 gene encoding zinc finger protein 42 homolog — protein MNEQKMNEQMKKMAKTSGQKGPGGRALDRLTLKQDEARPVQNSRMEAPRVTYTIHDESEISPGTEEDDFPDEYLECIIRGEFSEPILEEDFLFKSFESLEEVEQNLSRQVLEASSLLECSLEYLTKGTKQEKREVTQEATPQRVGASSVLPGGPAEKPEGGGVYCGVLSMLECPQPGCKKKLRDKTALRKHMLVHGPRRHVCAECGKAFTESSKLKRHFLVHTGEKPYQCTFEGCGKRFSLDFNLRTHIRIHTGERRFVCPFDGCEKSFIQSNNQKIHILTHAKAGKKC, from the coding sequence ATGAATGAacaaaaaatgaatgaacaaatgaagaaaatggcaAAGACAAGTGGCCAGAAAGGGCCGGGCGGAAGAGCCCTCGACAGACTGACCCTAAAGCAAGATGAGGCAAGGCCAGTCCAGAATAGCAGAATGGAAGCTCCCCGTGTAACATACACCATCCACGATGAAAGTGAGATTAGCCCTGGGACTGAGGAAGATGACTTCCCTGACGAATACCTAGAGTGCATCATACGAGGTGAGTTTTCTGAACCCATTCTGGAAGaggatttcctttttaaatccTTCGAAAGCCTGGAGGAAGTGGAGCAAAACCTTTCTCGCCAGGTTCTGGAAGCGAGTTCCCTTCTCGAGTGTTCTTTGGAGTACCTGACAAAGgggacaaagcaagagaagagagaggtcacGCAAGAGGCGACTCCGCAGAGGGTTGGCGCGAGCTCAGTACTTCCAGGCGGTCCTGCAGAGAAGCCAGAGGGCGGCGGTGTGTACTGTGGTGTCTTATCGATGCTGGAGTGTCCTCAACCCGGGTGCAAGAAGAAGCTGCGGGATAAAACCGCCCTGAGGAAGCACATGCTTGTCCACGGGCCCCGGCggcatgtgtgtgcagagtgTGGCAAAGCCTTCACCGAGAGCTCGAAACTAAAGCGACATTTTCTagttcacactggagagaagccgtATCAGTGCACGTTCGAAGGCTGTGGGAAGCGCTTCTCCCTGGATTTCAACTTGCGCACCCACATCCGCATCCACACCGGGGAGAGGCGCTTTGTGTGTCCTTTTGATGGCTGCGAGAAGAGCTTTATTCAGTCAAATAACCAGAAGATTCACATCCTAACCCACGCAAAGGCAGGGAAGAAATGCTGA